Proteins from a single region of Pongo pygmaeus isolate AG05252 chromosome 3, NHGRI_mPonPyg2-v2.0_pri, whole genome shotgun sequence:
- the RBM47 gene encoding RNA-binding protein 47 isoform X2 — MTAEDSIAAMSSDSAAGSSAKVPEGVAGAPNEAALLALMERTGYSMVQENGQRKYGGPPPGWEGPHPQRGCEVFVGKIPRDVYEDELVPVFEAVGRIYELRLMMDFDGKNRGYAFVMYCHKHEAKRAVRELNNYEIRPGRLLGVCCSVDNCRLFIGGIPKMKKREEILEEIAKVTEGVLDVIVYASAADKMKNRGFAFVEYESHRAAAMARRKLMPGRIQLWGHQIAVDWAEPEIDVDEDVMETVKILYVRNLMIETTEDTIKKSFGQFNPGCVERVKKIRDYAFVHFTSREDAVHAMNNLNGTELEGSCLEVTLAKPVDKEQYSRYQKAARGGGAAEAAQQPSYVYSCDPYTLAYYGYPYNALIGPNRDYFVKGSIRGRGRGAAGNRAPGPRGSYLGGYSAGRGIYSRYHEGKGKQQEKGYELVPNLEIPTVNPVAIKPGTVAIPAIGAQYSMFPAAPAPKMIEDGKIHTVEHMISPIAVQPDPASAAAAAAAAAAAAAAVIPTVSTPPPFQGRPITPVYTVAPNVQRIPTAGIYGASYVPFAAPATATIATLQKNAAAAAAVYGGYAGYIPQAFPAAAIQVPIPDVYQTY; from the exons ATGACCGCAGAGGATTCCATCGCAGCCATGAGCAGTGACTCGGCCGCCGGGTCCTCGGCCAAGGTGCCCGAGGGCGTGGCGGGCGCGCCCAACGAGGCAGCACTGCTGGCGCTGATGGAGCGCACGGGCTATAGCATGGTGCAAGAGAACGGGCAGCGCAAATACGGCGGCCCACCGCCCGGCTGGGAGGGCCCGCACCCGCAGCGCGGCTGCGAGGTCTTCGTGGGCAAGATCCCGCGCGACGTGTACGAGGACGAGCTGGTGCCCGTGTTCGAGGCCGTGGGCCGCATCTACGAGCTGCGCCTCATGATGGACTTTGACGGCAAGAACCGCGGCTACGCCTTTGTCATGTACTGCCACAAGCACGAGGCCAAGCGCGCAGTGCGCGAGCTCAACAACTACGAGATTCGCCCGGGCCGCCTGCTCGGCGTGTGCTGCAGCGTGGACAACTGCCGCCTCTTCATTGGCGGGATCCCCAAGATGAAGAAGCGCGAGGAAATCCTGGAAGAGATCGCCAAGGTCACCGAGGGCGTGCTGGACGTGATCGTCTACGCCAGCGCGGCCGACAAGATGAAGAACCGCGGCTTCGCCTTCGTGGAGTACGAGAGCCACCGCGCGGCTGCCATGGCTCGCCGCAAGCTCATGCCTGGCCGCATCCAGCTGTGGGGCCACCAGATCGCCGTGGACTGGGCCGAGCCTGAGATCGACGTGGACGAGGACGTGATGGAGACCGTGAAGATCCTCTACGTGCGCAACCTCATGATCGAGACCACCGAGGACACCATCAAGAAGAGCTTCGGCCAGTTCAACCCCGGCTGCGTGGAGCGCGTCAAGAAGATCCGCGACTACGCCTTCGTGCACTTCACCAGCCGCGAGGATGCCGTGCATGCCATGAACAACCTCAACGGCACTGAGCTGGAGGGCTCGTGCCTGGAGGTCACGCTGGCCAAGCCCGTGGACAAGGAGCAGTACTCGCGCTACCAGAAGGCAGCCAGGGGTGGCGGCGCGGCTGAGGCAGCGCAGCAGCCCAGCTACGTGTACTCCTGCGACCCCTACACACTGGCCTACTACGGCTACCCCTACAACGCGCTCATCGGGCCCAACAGGGACTACTTCGTGAAAG GCAGCATAAGAGGCCGAGGGCGAGGTGCAGCTGGCAACAGAGCCCCGGGGCCCAGGGGTTCCTACCTCGGGGGATATTCTGCTGGCCGTGGTATATATAGCCGATATCatgaagggaaaggaaagcagcaagaaaaaggaTATGAACTTGTGCCGAATTTGGAAATCCCTACCGTCAACCCAGTTGCCATTAAACCTGGTACAG TAGCCATCCCTGCCATTGGGGCGCAGTATTCCATGTTTCCAGCAGCTCCAGCCCCTAAAATGATTGAAGATGGCAAAATCCACACAGTGGAGCACATGATCAGCCCCATTGCTGTGCAGCCAGACCCAGCCAGTGCTGCTGCCGCCGCAGCCGCGGCCGCTGCCGCCGCAGCCGCCGTCATTCCCACTGTGTCGACGCCACCACCTTTCCAG GGCCGCCCAATAACTCCAGTATACACAGTGGCTCCAAACGTTCAGAGAATTCCCACTGCCGGGATCTACGGGGCCAGTTACGTGCCATTTGCTGCTCCAGCCACAGCCACGATCGCCACACTACAGAAGAACGCGGCAGCCGCGGCTGCCGTGTATGGAGGATACGCAGGCTACATACCTCAGGCCTTCCCTGCTGCTGCCATTCAGGTCCCCATCCCCGACGTCTACCAGACATACTGA
- the RBM47 gene encoding RNA-binding protein 47 isoform X3, giving the protein MTAEDSIAAMSSDSAAGSSAKVPEGVAGAPNEAALLALMERTGYSMVQENGQRKYGGPPPGWEGPHPQRGCEVFVGKIPRDVYEDELVPVFEAVGRIYELRLMMDFDGKNRGYAFVMYCHKHEAKRAVRELNNYEIRPGRLLGVCCSVDNCRLFIGGIPKMKKREEILEEIAKVTEGVLDVIVYASAADKMKNRGFAFVEYESHRAAAMARRKLMPGRIQLWGHQIAVDWAEPEIDVDEDVMETVKILYVRNLMIETTEDTIKKSFGQFNPGCVERVKKIRDYAFVHFTSREDAVHAMNNLNGTELEGSCLEVTLAKPVDKEQYSRYQKAARGGGAAEAAQQPSYVYSCDPYTLAYYGYPYNALIGPNRDYFVKVAIPAIGAQYSMFPAAPAPKMIEDGKIHTVEHMISPIAVQPDPASAAAAAAAAAAAAAAVIPTVSTPPPFQGRPITPVYTVAPNVQRIPTAGIYGASYVPFAAPATATIATLQKNAAAAAAVYGGYAGYIPQAFPAAAIQVPIPDVYQTY; this is encoded by the exons ATGACCGCAGAGGATTCCATCGCAGCCATGAGCAGTGACTCGGCCGCCGGGTCCTCGGCCAAGGTGCCCGAGGGCGTGGCGGGCGCGCCCAACGAGGCAGCACTGCTGGCGCTGATGGAGCGCACGGGCTATAGCATGGTGCAAGAGAACGGGCAGCGCAAATACGGCGGCCCACCGCCCGGCTGGGAGGGCCCGCACCCGCAGCGCGGCTGCGAGGTCTTCGTGGGCAAGATCCCGCGCGACGTGTACGAGGACGAGCTGGTGCCCGTGTTCGAGGCCGTGGGCCGCATCTACGAGCTGCGCCTCATGATGGACTTTGACGGCAAGAACCGCGGCTACGCCTTTGTCATGTACTGCCACAAGCACGAGGCCAAGCGCGCAGTGCGCGAGCTCAACAACTACGAGATTCGCCCGGGCCGCCTGCTCGGCGTGTGCTGCAGCGTGGACAACTGCCGCCTCTTCATTGGCGGGATCCCCAAGATGAAGAAGCGCGAGGAAATCCTGGAAGAGATCGCCAAGGTCACCGAGGGCGTGCTGGACGTGATCGTCTACGCCAGCGCGGCCGACAAGATGAAGAACCGCGGCTTCGCCTTCGTGGAGTACGAGAGCCACCGCGCGGCTGCCATGGCTCGCCGCAAGCTCATGCCTGGCCGCATCCAGCTGTGGGGCCACCAGATCGCCGTGGACTGGGCCGAGCCTGAGATCGACGTGGACGAGGACGTGATGGAGACCGTGAAGATCCTCTACGTGCGCAACCTCATGATCGAGACCACCGAGGACACCATCAAGAAGAGCTTCGGCCAGTTCAACCCCGGCTGCGTGGAGCGCGTCAAGAAGATCCGCGACTACGCCTTCGTGCACTTCACCAGCCGCGAGGATGCCGTGCATGCCATGAACAACCTCAACGGCACTGAGCTGGAGGGCTCGTGCCTGGAGGTCACGCTGGCCAAGCCCGTGGACAAGGAGCAGTACTCGCGCTACCAGAAGGCAGCCAGGGGTGGCGGCGCGGCTGAGGCAGCGCAGCAGCCCAGCTACGTGTACTCCTGCGACCCCTACACACTGGCCTACTACGGCTACCCCTACAACGCGCTCATCGGGCCCAACAGGGACTACTTCGTGAAAG TAGCCATCCCTGCCATTGGGGCGCAGTATTCCATGTTTCCAGCAGCTCCAGCCCCTAAAATGATTGAAGATGGCAAAATCCACACAGTGGAGCACATGATCAGCCCCATTGCTGTGCAGCCAGACCCAGCCAGTGCTGCTGCCGCCGCAGCCGCGGCCGCTGCCGCCGCAGCCGCCGTCATTCCCACTGTGTCGACGCCACCACCTTTCCAG GGCCGCCCAATAACTCCAGTATACACAGTGGCTCCAAACGTTCAGAGAATTCCCACTGCCGGGATCTACGGGGCCAGTTACGTGCCATTTGCTGCTCCAGCCACAGCCACGATCGCCACACTACAGAAGAACGCGGCAGCCGCGGCTGCCGTGTATGGAGGATACGCAGGCTACATACCTCAGGCCTTCCCTGCTGCTGCCATTCAGGTCCCCATCCCCGACGTCTACCAGACATACTGA
- the RBM47 gene encoding RNA-binding protein 47 isoform X1 has protein sequence MTAEDSIAAMSSDSAAGSSAKVPEGVAGAPNEAALLALMERTGYSMVQENGQRKYGGPPPGWEGPHPQRGCEVFVGKIPRDVYEDELVPVFEAVGRIYELRLMMDFDGKNRGYAFVMYCHKHEAKRAVRELNNYEIRPGRLLGVCCSVDNCRLFIGGIPKMKKREEILEEIAKVTEGVLDVIVYASAADKMKNRGFAFVEYESHRAAAMARRKLMPGRIQLWGHQIAVDWAEPEIDVDEDVMETVKILYVRNLMIETTEDTIKKSFGQFNPGCVERVKKIRDYAFVHFTSREDAVHAMNNLNGTELEGSCLEVTLAKPVDKEQYSRYQKAARGGGAAEAAQQPSYVYSCDPYTLAYYGYPYNALIGPNRDYFVKAGSIRGRGRGAAGNRAPGPRGSYLGGYSAGRGIYSRYHEGKGKQQEKGYELVPNLEIPTVNPVAIKPGTVAIPAIGAQYSMFPAAPAPKMIEDGKIHTVEHMISPIAVQPDPASAAAAAAAAAAAAAAVIPTVSTPPPFQGRPITPVYTVAPNVQRIPTAGIYGASYVPFAAPATATIATLQKNAAAAAAVYGGYAGYIPQAFPAAAIQVPIPDVYQTY, from the exons ATGACCGCAGAGGATTCCATCGCAGCCATGAGCAGTGACTCGGCCGCCGGGTCCTCGGCCAAGGTGCCCGAGGGCGTGGCGGGCGCGCCCAACGAGGCAGCACTGCTGGCGCTGATGGAGCGCACGGGCTATAGCATGGTGCAAGAGAACGGGCAGCGCAAATACGGCGGCCCACCGCCCGGCTGGGAGGGCCCGCACCCGCAGCGCGGCTGCGAGGTCTTCGTGGGCAAGATCCCGCGCGACGTGTACGAGGACGAGCTGGTGCCCGTGTTCGAGGCCGTGGGCCGCATCTACGAGCTGCGCCTCATGATGGACTTTGACGGCAAGAACCGCGGCTACGCCTTTGTCATGTACTGCCACAAGCACGAGGCCAAGCGCGCAGTGCGCGAGCTCAACAACTACGAGATTCGCCCGGGCCGCCTGCTCGGCGTGTGCTGCAGCGTGGACAACTGCCGCCTCTTCATTGGCGGGATCCCCAAGATGAAGAAGCGCGAGGAAATCCTGGAAGAGATCGCCAAGGTCACCGAGGGCGTGCTGGACGTGATCGTCTACGCCAGCGCGGCCGACAAGATGAAGAACCGCGGCTTCGCCTTCGTGGAGTACGAGAGCCACCGCGCGGCTGCCATGGCTCGCCGCAAGCTCATGCCTGGCCGCATCCAGCTGTGGGGCCACCAGATCGCCGTGGACTGGGCCGAGCCTGAGATCGACGTGGACGAGGACGTGATGGAGACCGTGAAGATCCTCTACGTGCGCAACCTCATGATCGAGACCACCGAGGACACCATCAAGAAGAGCTTCGGCCAGTTCAACCCCGGCTGCGTGGAGCGCGTCAAGAAGATCCGCGACTACGCCTTCGTGCACTTCACCAGCCGCGAGGATGCCGTGCATGCCATGAACAACCTCAACGGCACTGAGCTGGAGGGCTCGTGCCTGGAGGTCACGCTGGCCAAGCCCGTGGACAAGGAGCAGTACTCGCGCTACCAGAAGGCAGCCAGGGGTGGCGGCGCGGCTGAGGCAGCGCAGCAGCCCAGCTACGTGTACTCCTGCGACCCCTACACACTGGCCTACTACGGCTACCCCTACAACGCGCTCATCGGGCCCAACAGGGACTACTTCGTGAAAG CAGGCAGCATAAGAGGCCGAGGGCGAGGTGCAGCTGGCAACAGAGCCCCGGGGCCCAGGGGTTCCTACCTCGGGGGATATTCTGCTGGCCGTGGTATATATAGCCGATATCatgaagggaaaggaaagcagcaagaaaaaggaTATGAACTTGTGCCGAATTTGGAAATCCCTACCGTCAACCCAGTTGCCATTAAACCTGGTACAG TAGCCATCCCTGCCATTGGGGCGCAGTATTCCATGTTTCCAGCAGCTCCAGCCCCTAAAATGATTGAAGATGGCAAAATCCACACAGTGGAGCACATGATCAGCCCCATTGCTGTGCAGCCAGACCCAGCCAGTGCTGCTGCCGCCGCAGCCGCGGCCGCTGCCGCCGCAGCCGCCGTCATTCCCACTGTGTCGACGCCACCACCTTTCCAG GGCCGCCCAATAACTCCAGTATACACAGTGGCTCCAAACGTTCAGAGAATTCCCACTGCCGGGATCTACGGGGCCAGTTACGTGCCATTTGCTGCTCCAGCCACAGCCACGATCGCCACACTACAGAAGAACGCGGCAGCCGCGGCTGCCGTGTATGGAGGATACGCAGGCTACATACCTCAGGCCTTCCCTGCTGCTGCCATTCAGGTCCCCATCCCCGACGTCTACCAGACATACTGA